One window of Nicotiana tomentosiformis chromosome 11, ASM39032v3, whole genome shotgun sequence genomic DNA carries:
- the LOC104103528 gene encoding uncharacterized protein isoform X9 gives MNISELTQFQKAQMKAILGPDSSVPFETFISDLMASSSEAESMLDMIKQEDSNLLAVKLANLLDSPHITDDSRATCAIVLQNLFVGDDGYGWRNLSLSTRSGVQCILLNRIKIEESKSIMQTLYITLCVSLQDNKESEICSLFGQYYDNSSYIKVVEFTLSLVSQCAKQGDDLSSAPWIKDMLLGALNGCSDMRLRMAALRAAIDIIQCLSSSNDKDWYQGLLPALLGTLTEALSKGEEVTAREALEHFVEFAENEPRFLRMQLVEVVATMFEIAENVSLEKETRHLAIKFLITLVEAKKEAPGMMKKLPLFTSNCFAMLLKLLQDVEDEPPWNNIHKVAFREYGNIMVGICYFDRLSRALGAKTIAPVAKEQLSACLAAPDWEKRHATLLALAVISECCPKVMLTSMEELVLNYFLNMVLDCFQDPHPRVRWAAIRAIALFSTFFCPQLQEQFHDQVLPALAAAMADFQNPIIQVQASVAFYRFYASSKPETLIPFFDGMINNLPVFQQNDKQMVQDAASMVFTGIAKLSKEYCRINYDTVMQYLKTAMANRNSNVLGRARAMYSISYLGFAVGKEKFRDDAKQVMEVLLSLLGSQLKADDRSNVYLFLAGARIFLCMGKEFLPYMRVAIPFMIQLAQVELDITIYDHSYSGLYGLDYDRDIIVKFEETSMCIKDNIRLEEKSIACHLLDIISVLLEEDFYPWISQAAPVLEPLLKFYIHDDVRENAIFAISSLLRSAKLAVEKGTAQGGNKWYFKELSGRIILALGDAIYSEHETKLCEIILKELNQCLKISGPHLDEDQVRRIMNGIKHVITESSCRKGKLTEREKSDDFDAEEAELLREERELEEKVFSRVGCILLTLIKTFKAAFLPFLNELSSYLMPMTGKDKTAKERSACVNIFNKLVEECSESSLKYYNICLPFILDSSNDENPVLRENAFYGLGLCAEYGGLVFKPFIGEALSRINVVITHLHALAPENEQAYHDAVFALGQICQFHRESIDSTQIIPAWLNCLPIRGNMVVHDQLCSMVERYCTGLACSSFYHHLLFTLLFRSSFC, from the exons ATGAATATTAGCGAGTTGACTCAGTTCCAGAAGGCCCAGATGAAGGCGATTCTTGGGCCTGACTCTAGTGTTCCTTTTGAAACCTTTATCTCGGATCTCATGGCGAGCTCCTCTGAGGCTGAGTCAATGTTGGACATGATCAAGCAGGAGGATTCGAACTTGCTTGCTGTTAAGCTTGCTAACCTTCTAGACTCTCCCCATATCACTGATGATTCACGCGCTACGTGTGCTATCGTCCTCCAAAATTTGTTTGTTGGGGATGATGGATATGGTTGGCGCAATCTAAGTCTATCGACTCGGTCCGGTGTGCAATGTATCCTTCTGAACCGTATCAAGATTGAAGAATCAAAATCCATTATGCAGACCCTTTACATTACGCTTTGTGTAAGCCTCCAAGATAACAAGGAGTCTGAAATATGTAGCTTGTTCGGCCAATATTATGACAACTCCAGTTATATCAAGGTAGTAGAGTTTACTTTGTCATTAGTTTCCCAGTGCGCCAAACAAGGAGATGATTTATCATCAGCCCCTTGGATCAAGGATATGTTACTAGGTGCACTGAATGGTTGCAGTGATATGAGATTGAGGATGGCGGCACTGAGGGCAGCGATCGACATCATTCAGTGCCTCTCTAGTTCAAATGATAAAGACTGGTATCAGGGTTTGTTGCCAGCTTTGTTGGGGACCTTGACAGAAGCATTGAGCAAAGGTGAGGAGGTTACTGCCAGGGAAGCGCTGGAACATTTTGTTGAGTTTGCTGAGAATGAACCTAGGTTCTTAAGGATGCAACTAGTAGAAGTGGTGGCTACCATGTTCGAGATAGCAGAGAATGTGAGTTTGGAAAAGGAGACGAGGCACTTGGCGATTAAGTTCCTGATAACTTTAGTTGAGGCGAAAAAGGAAGCTCCCGGCATGATGAAGAAATTACCATTATTTACTAGCAACTGTTTTGCTATGTTATTGAAGTTGTTACAAGATGTTGAGGACGAACCACCTTGGAACAATATCCACAAGGTTGCATTTAGGGAATATGGTAACATTATGGTTGGGATCTGCTATTTTGATCGCTTGTCTCGTGCATTAGGTGCTAAGACTATTGCTCCTGTTGCTAAAGAGCAGCTCTCTGCTTGCTTGGCTGCCCCTGACTGGGAGAAACGCCATGCAACACTTCTTGCACTTGCTGTTATTTCTGAATGTTGCCCGAAG GTGATGCTTACGAGTATGGAGGAACTGGTTCTGAATTATTTCCTGAACATGGTTCTGGATTGTTTCCAAGATCCTCACCCTCGAGTAAGATGGGCCGCTATTAGGGCAATTGCCTTGTTTTCGACCTTCTTCTGTCCACAGTTGCAAGAACAATTCCATGATCAAGTATTACCTGCATTAGCTGCAGCTATGGCTGATTTTCAAAATCCAATAATACAG GTACAAGCCTCAGTTGCTTTCTACAGGTTCTATGCATCCTCTAAGCCAGAAACTTTGATACCTTTCTTCGATGGAATGATTAACAATCTGCCTGTATTTCAACAG AATGACAAACAAATGGTCCAAGATGCAGCATCAATGGTGTTTACCGGTATAGCTAAATTGTCTAAG GAATACTGCAGAATAAACTATGACACTGTTATGCAGTACTTAAAAACCGCCATGGCAAACAGAAACTCTAATGTATTAGGTCGGGCCAGAGCAATGTACTCCATAAGCTATCTTGGGTTCGCTGTTGGCAAAGAGAAATTCAGAGATGACGCAAAACAG GTAATGGAAGTTCTTCTGTCATTACTAGGATCACAACTGAAGGCGGACGATCGCAGTAATGTTTATCTATTCTTG GCAGGAGCCAGAATTTTCTTATGCATGGGGAAGGAATTTCTTCCTTACATGAGGGTAGCCATCCCTTTTATGATTCAACTTGCTCAAGTTGAACTTGATATAACCATCTATGATCATTCATACTCTGGATTATATGGATTAGATTACGATAG GGACATTATAGTCAAGTTTGAGGAAACAAGCATGTGCATCAAAGATAATATCCGACTAGAGGAGAAATCTATAGCCTGTCATCTCCTTGACATCATTTCTGTCTTGCTGGAGGAAGATTTCTACCCTTGGATTTCCCAG GCTGCTCCAGTCTTAGAACCACTTTTGAAATTCTACATCCACGACGATGTCAGGGAAAATGCTATTTTTG CAATTTCATCCCTGTTGCGTTCTGCTAAACTGGCGGTAGAGAAAGGGACTGCTCAAGGTGGAAACAAGTGGTACTTCAAGGAGTTGTCTGGCCGTATAATATTGGCTTTGGGGGACGCAATATATTCG GAGCATGAGACAAAACTATGTGAAATTATATTGAAGGAATTGAATCAATGCCTAAAG ATAAGTGGACCACATCTTGATGAAGATCAGGTTCGTAGAATCATGAATGGGATAAAGCACGTCATTACAGAAAGTTCATGCAGAAAAGGAAAACTCACAGAGAGAGAAAAATCAGATGACTTTGATGCTGAGGAAGCTGAATTGCTCAGGGAGGAAAGAGAGCTagaagaaaaagtattttctaggGTTGGTTGCATATTGTTGACATTGATCAAAACCTTCAAGGCTGCTTTCTTGCCTTTCCTTAATGAGCTTTCCTCATATTTAATGCCTATGACA GGCAAGGATAAAACAGCTAAAGAGAGAAGTGCATGTGTAAATATCTTTAATAAACTTGTGGAGGAATGCAGCGAATCATCTCTAAA GTATTATAACATATGTCTTCCTTTTATTTTGGACTCAAGCAATGACGAAAATCCAGTTCTTAGAGAG AATGCATTTTATGGACTTGGGCTTTGTGCGGAATATGGTGGTTTAGTTTTCAAACCATTTATCGGAG AGGCTCTTTCAAGGATCAATGTTGTGATAACACATCTACATGCTCTTGCACCTGAGAATGAACAGGCATATCATGATGCTGTTTTTGCACTTGGTCAGATATGTCAGTTTCATCGGGAAAGTATTGACTCCACGCAG ATTATTCCGGCTTGGTTGAATTGTCTGCCTATAAGAGGTAACATGGTTGTTCACGACCAGCTCTGTTCAATGGTTGAAAG
- the LOC104103528 gene encoding uncharacterized protein isoform X4 — MNISELTQFQKAQMKAILGPDSSVPFETFISDLMASSSEAESMLDMIKQEDSNLLAVKLANLLDSPHITDDSRATCAIVLQNLFVGDDGYGWRNLSLSTRSGVQCILLNRIKIEESKSIMQTLYITLCVSLQDNKESEICSLFGQYYDNSSYIKVVEFTLSLVSQCAKQGDDLSSAPWIKDMLLGALNGCSDMRLRMAALRAAIDIIQCLSSSNDKDWYQGLLPALLGTLTEALSKGEEVTAREALEHFVEFAENEPRFLRMQLVEVVATMFEIAENVSLEKETRHLAIKFLITLVEAKKEAPGMMKKLPLFTSNCFAMLLKLLQDVEDEPPWNNIHKVAFREYGNIMVGICYFDRLSRALGAKTIAPVAKEQLSACLAAPDWEKRHATLLALAVISECCPKVMLTSMEELVLNYFLNMVLDCFQDPHPRVRWAAIRAIALFSTFFCPQLQEQFHDQVLPALAAAMADFQNPIIQVQASVAFYRFYASSKPETLIPFFDGMINNLPVFQQNDKQMVQDAASMVFTGIAKLSKEYCRINYDTVMQYLKTAMANRNSNVLGRARAMYSISYLGFAVGKEKFRDDAKQVMEVLLSLLGSQLKADDRSNVYLFLAGARIFLCMGKEFLPYMRVAIPFMIQLAQVELDITIYDHSYSGLYGLDYDRDIIVKFEETSMCIKDNIRLEEKSIACHLLDIISVLLEEDFYPWISQAAPVLEPLLKFYIHDDVRENAIFAISSLLRSAKLAVEKGTAQGGNKWYFKELSGRIILALGDAIYSEHETKLCEIILKELNQCLKISGPHLDEDQVRRIMNGIKHVITESSCRKGKLTEREKSDDFDAEEAELLREERELEEKVFSRVGCILLTLIKTFKAAFLPFLNELSSYLMPMTGKDKTAKERSACVNIFNKLVEECSESSLKYYNICLPFILDSSNDENPVLRENAFYGLGLCAEYGGLVFKPFIGEALSRINVVITHLHALAPENEQAYHDAVFALGQICQFHRESIDSTQIIPAWLNCLPIRGNMVVHDQLCSMVERSDRKLLGPKYEHFPKLLSVFAEVLCAGKDLATEEMKNRMINPLRNLQKTVPAATWASAWSLLLPQQEMELESILSHKEDANLSSVQSGAKLGGRKGRKLKGRRQKLILRK; from the exons ATGAATATTAGCGAGTTGACTCAGTTCCAGAAGGCCCAGATGAAGGCGATTCTTGGGCCTGACTCTAGTGTTCCTTTTGAAACCTTTATCTCGGATCTCATGGCGAGCTCCTCTGAGGCTGAGTCAATGTTGGACATGATCAAGCAGGAGGATTCGAACTTGCTTGCTGTTAAGCTTGCTAACCTTCTAGACTCTCCCCATATCACTGATGATTCACGCGCTACGTGTGCTATCGTCCTCCAAAATTTGTTTGTTGGGGATGATGGATATGGTTGGCGCAATCTAAGTCTATCGACTCGGTCCGGTGTGCAATGTATCCTTCTGAACCGTATCAAGATTGAAGAATCAAAATCCATTATGCAGACCCTTTACATTACGCTTTGTGTAAGCCTCCAAGATAACAAGGAGTCTGAAATATGTAGCTTGTTCGGCCAATATTATGACAACTCCAGTTATATCAAGGTAGTAGAGTTTACTTTGTCATTAGTTTCCCAGTGCGCCAAACAAGGAGATGATTTATCATCAGCCCCTTGGATCAAGGATATGTTACTAGGTGCACTGAATGGTTGCAGTGATATGAGATTGAGGATGGCGGCACTGAGGGCAGCGATCGACATCATTCAGTGCCTCTCTAGTTCAAATGATAAAGACTGGTATCAGGGTTTGTTGCCAGCTTTGTTGGGGACCTTGACAGAAGCATTGAGCAAAGGTGAGGAGGTTACTGCCAGGGAAGCGCTGGAACATTTTGTTGAGTTTGCTGAGAATGAACCTAGGTTCTTAAGGATGCAACTAGTAGAAGTGGTGGCTACCATGTTCGAGATAGCAGAGAATGTGAGTTTGGAAAAGGAGACGAGGCACTTGGCGATTAAGTTCCTGATAACTTTAGTTGAGGCGAAAAAGGAAGCTCCCGGCATGATGAAGAAATTACCATTATTTACTAGCAACTGTTTTGCTATGTTATTGAAGTTGTTACAAGATGTTGAGGACGAACCACCTTGGAACAATATCCACAAGGTTGCATTTAGGGAATATGGTAACATTATGGTTGGGATCTGCTATTTTGATCGCTTGTCTCGTGCATTAGGTGCTAAGACTATTGCTCCTGTTGCTAAAGAGCAGCTCTCTGCTTGCTTGGCTGCCCCTGACTGGGAGAAACGCCATGCAACACTTCTTGCACTTGCTGTTATTTCTGAATGTTGCCCGAAG GTGATGCTTACGAGTATGGAGGAACTGGTTCTGAATTATTTCCTGAACATGGTTCTGGATTGTTTCCAAGATCCTCACCCTCGAGTAAGATGGGCCGCTATTAGGGCAATTGCCTTGTTTTCGACCTTCTTCTGTCCACAGTTGCAAGAACAATTCCATGATCAAGTATTACCTGCATTAGCTGCAGCTATGGCTGATTTTCAAAATCCAATAATACAG GTACAAGCCTCAGTTGCTTTCTACAGGTTCTATGCATCCTCTAAGCCAGAAACTTTGATACCTTTCTTCGATGGAATGATTAACAATCTGCCTGTATTTCAACAG AATGACAAACAAATGGTCCAAGATGCAGCATCAATGGTGTTTACCGGTATAGCTAAATTGTCTAAG GAATACTGCAGAATAAACTATGACACTGTTATGCAGTACTTAAAAACCGCCATGGCAAACAGAAACTCTAATGTATTAGGTCGGGCCAGAGCAATGTACTCCATAAGCTATCTTGGGTTCGCTGTTGGCAAAGAGAAATTCAGAGATGACGCAAAACAG GTAATGGAAGTTCTTCTGTCATTACTAGGATCACAACTGAAGGCGGACGATCGCAGTAATGTTTATCTATTCTTG GCAGGAGCCAGAATTTTCTTATGCATGGGGAAGGAATTTCTTCCTTACATGAGGGTAGCCATCCCTTTTATGATTCAACTTGCTCAAGTTGAACTTGATATAACCATCTATGATCATTCATACTCTGGATTATATGGATTAGATTACGATAG GGACATTATAGTCAAGTTTGAGGAAACAAGCATGTGCATCAAAGATAATATCCGACTAGAGGAGAAATCTATAGCCTGTCATCTCCTTGACATCATTTCTGTCTTGCTGGAGGAAGATTTCTACCCTTGGATTTCCCAG GCTGCTCCAGTCTTAGAACCACTTTTGAAATTCTACATCCACGACGATGTCAGGGAAAATGCTATTTTTG CAATTTCATCCCTGTTGCGTTCTGCTAAACTGGCGGTAGAGAAAGGGACTGCTCAAGGTGGAAACAAGTGGTACTTCAAGGAGTTGTCTGGCCGTATAATATTGGCTTTGGGGGACGCAATATATTCG GAGCATGAGACAAAACTATGTGAAATTATATTGAAGGAATTGAATCAATGCCTAAAG ATAAGTGGACCACATCTTGATGAAGATCAGGTTCGTAGAATCATGAATGGGATAAAGCACGTCATTACAGAAAGTTCATGCAGAAAAGGAAAACTCACAGAGAGAGAAAAATCAGATGACTTTGATGCTGAGGAAGCTGAATTGCTCAGGGAGGAAAGAGAGCTagaagaaaaagtattttctaggGTTGGTTGCATATTGTTGACATTGATCAAAACCTTCAAGGCTGCTTTCTTGCCTTTCCTTAATGAGCTTTCCTCATATTTAATGCCTATGACA GGCAAGGATAAAACAGCTAAAGAGAGAAGTGCATGTGTAAATATCTTTAATAAACTTGTGGAGGAATGCAGCGAATCATCTCTAAA GTATTATAACATATGTCTTCCTTTTATTTTGGACTCAAGCAATGACGAAAATCCAGTTCTTAGAGAG AATGCATTTTATGGACTTGGGCTTTGTGCGGAATATGGTGGTTTAGTTTTCAAACCATTTATCGGAG AGGCTCTTTCAAGGATCAATGTTGTGATAACACATCTACATGCTCTTGCACCTGAGAATGAACAGGCATATCATGATGCTGTTTTTGCACTTGGTCAGATATGTCAGTTTCATCGGGAAAGTATTGACTCCACGCAG ATTATTCCGGCTTGGTTGAATTGTCTGCCTATAAGAGGTAACATGGTTGTTCACGACCAGCTCTGTTCAATGGTTGAAAG
- the LOC104103528 gene encoding uncharacterized protein isoform X1 gives MNISELTQFQKAQMKAILGPDSSVPFETFISDLMASSSEAESMLDMIKQEDSNLLAVKLANLLDSPHITDDSRATCAIVLQNLFVGDDGYGWRNLSLSTRSGVQCILLNRIKIEESKSIMQTLYITLCVSLQDNKESEICSLFGQYYDNSSYIKVVEFTLSLVSQCAKQGDDLSSAPWIKDMLLGALNGCSDMRLRMAALRAAIDIIQCLSSSNDKDWYQGLLPALLGTLTEALSKGEEVTAREALEHFVEFAENEPRFLRMQLVEVVATMFEIAENVSLEKETRHLAIKFLITLVEAKKEAPGMMKKLPLFTSNCFAMLLKLLQDVEDEPPWNNIHKVAFREYGNIMVGICYFDRLSRALGAKTIAPVAKEQLSACLAAPDWEKRHATLLALAVISECCPKVMLTSMEELVLNYFLNMVLDCFQDPHPRVRWAAIRAIALFSTFFCPQLQEQFHDQVLPALAAAMADFQNPIIQVQASVAFYRFYASSKPETLIPFFDGMINNLPVFQQNDKQMVQDAASMVFTGIAKLSKEYCRINYDTVMQYLKTAMANRNSNVLGRARAMYSISYLGFAVGKEKFRDDAKQVMEVLLSLLGSQLKADDRSNVYLFLAGARIFLCMGKEFLPYMRVAIPFMIQLAQVELDITIYDHSYSGLYGLDYDRDIIVKFEETSMCIKDNIRLEEKSIACHLLDIISVLLEEDFYPWISQAAPVLEPLLKFYIHDDVRENAIFAISSLLRSAKLAVEKGTAQGGNKWYFKELSGRIILALGDAIYSEHETKLCEIILKELNQCLKISGPHLDEDQVRRIMNGIKHVITESSCRKGKLTEREKSDDFDAEEAELLREERELEEKVFSRVGCILLTLIKTFKAAFLPFLNELSSYLMPMTGKDKTAKERSACVNIFNKLVEECSESSLKYYNICLPFILDSSNDENPVLRENAFYGLGLCAEYGGLVFKPFIGEALSRINVVITHLHALAPENEQAYHDAVFALGQICQFHRESIDSTQIIPAWLNCLPIRGNMVVHDQLCSMVERSDRELLGPKYEHFPKILSVFAEVLCAGNDLATEEMKNRMINPLRNLQKTVPAATWASAWSLLLPQQEMELESILSHKEDANLSSVQSGVKLGGRKGVILNRRHRKLILHKYGKIILLTKGKMLVKCQRWLKNCFRL, from the exons ATGAATATTAGCGAGTTGACTCAGTTCCAGAAGGCCCAGATGAAGGCGATTCTTGGGCCTGACTCTAGTGTTCCTTTTGAAACCTTTATCTCGGATCTCATGGCGAGCTCCTCTGAGGCTGAGTCAATGTTGGACATGATCAAGCAGGAGGATTCGAACTTGCTTGCTGTTAAGCTTGCTAACCTTCTAGACTCTCCCCATATCACTGATGATTCACGCGCTACGTGTGCTATCGTCCTCCAAAATTTGTTTGTTGGGGATGATGGATATGGTTGGCGCAATCTAAGTCTATCGACTCGGTCCGGTGTGCAATGTATCCTTCTGAACCGTATCAAGATTGAAGAATCAAAATCCATTATGCAGACCCTTTACATTACGCTTTGTGTAAGCCTCCAAGATAACAAGGAGTCTGAAATATGTAGCTTGTTCGGCCAATATTATGACAACTCCAGTTATATCAAGGTAGTAGAGTTTACTTTGTCATTAGTTTCCCAGTGCGCCAAACAAGGAGATGATTTATCATCAGCCCCTTGGATCAAGGATATGTTACTAGGTGCACTGAATGGTTGCAGTGATATGAGATTGAGGATGGCGGCACTGAGGGCAGCGATCGACATCATTCAGTGCCTCTCTAGTTCAAATGATAAAGACTGGTATCAGGGTTTGTTGCCAGCTTTGTTGGGGACCTTGACAGAAGCATTGAGCAAAGGTGAGGAGGTTACTGCCAGGGAAGCGCTGGAACATTTTGTTGAGTTTGCTGAGAATGAACCTAGGTTCTTAAGGATGCAACTAGTAGAAGTGGTGGCTACCATGTTCGAGATAGCAGAGAATGTGAGTTTGGAAAAGGAGACGAGGCACTTGGCGATTAAGTTCCTGATAACTTTAGTTGAGGCGAAAAAGGAAGCTCCCGGCATGATGAAGAAATTACCATTATTTACTAGCAACTGTTTTGCTATGTTATTGAAGTTGTTACAAGATGTTGAGGACGAACCACCTTGGAACAATATCCACAAGGTTGCATTTAGGGAATATGGTAACATTATGGTTGGGATCTGCTATTTTGATCGCTTGTCTCGTGCATTAGGTGCTAAGACTATTGCTCCTGTTGCTAAAGAGCAGCTCTCTGCTTGCTTGGCTGCCCCTGACTGGGAGAAACGCCATGCAACACTTCTTGCACTTGCTGTTATTTCTGAATGTTGCCCGAAG GTGATGCTTACGAGTATGGAGGAACTGGTTCTGAATTATTTCCTGAACATGGTTCTGGATTGTTTCCAAGATCCTCACCCTCGAGTAAGATGGGCCGCTATTAGGGCAATTGCCTTGTTTTCGACCTTCTTCTGTCCACAGTTGCAAGAACAATTCCATGATCAAGTATTACCTGCATTAGCTGCAGCTATGGCTGATTTTCAAAATCCAATAATACAG GTACAAGCCTCAGTTGCTTTCTACAGGTTCTATGCATCCTCTAAGCCAGAAACTTTGATACCTTTCTTCGATGGAATGATTAACAATCTGCCTGTATTTCAACAG AATGACAAACAAATGGTCCAAGATGCAGCATCAATGGTGTTTACCGGTATAGCTAAATTGTCTAAG GAATACTGCAGAATAAACTATGACACTGTTATGCAGTACTTAAAAACCGCCATGGCAAACAGAAACTCTAATGTATTAGGTCGGGCCAGAGCAATGTACTCCATAAGCTATCTTGGGTTCGCTGTTGGCAAAGAGAAATTCAGAGATGACGCAAAACAG GTAATGGAAGTTCTTCTGTCATTACTAGGATCACAACTGAAGGCGGACGATCGCAGTAATGTTTATCTATTCTTG GCAGGAGCCAGAATTTTCTTATGCATGGGGAAGGAATTTCTTCCTTACATGAGGGTAGCCATCCCTTTTATGATTCAACTTGCTCAAGTTGAACTTGATATAACCATCTATGATCATTCATACTCTGGATTATATGGATTAGATTACGATAG GGACATTATAGTCAAGTTTGAGGAAACAAGCATGTGCATCAAAGATAATATCCGACTAGAGGAGAAATCTATAGCCTGTCATCTCCTTGACATCATTTCTGTCTTGCTGGAGGAAGATTTCTACCCTTGGATTTCCCAG GCTGCTCCAGTCTTAGAACCACTTTTGAAATTCTACATCCACGACGATGTCAGGGAAAATGCTATTTTTG CAATTTCATCCCTGTTGCGTTCTGCTAAACTGGCGGTAGAGAAAGGGACTGCTCAAGGTGGAAACAAGTGGTACTTCAAGGAGTTGTCTGGCCGTATAATATTGGCTTTGGGGGACGCAATATATTCG GAGCATGAGACAAAACTATGTGAAATTATATTGAAGGAATTGAATCAATGCCTAAAG ATAAGTGGACCACATCTTGATGAAGATCAGGTTCGTAGAATCATGAATGGGATAAAGCACGTCATTACAGAAAGTTCATGCAGAAAAGGAAAACTCACAGAGAGAGAAAAATCAGATGACTTTGATGCTGAGGAAGCTGAATTGCTCAGGGAGGAAAGAGAGCTagaagaaaaagtattttctaggGTTGGTTGCATATTGTTGACATTGATCAAAACCTTCAAGGCTGCTTTCTTGCCTTTCCTTAATGAGCTTTCCTCATATTTAATGCCTATGACA GGCAAGGATAAAACAGCTAAAGAGAGAAGTGCATGTGTAAATATCTTTAATAAACTTGTGGAGGAATGCAGCGAATCATCTCTAAA GTATTATAACATATGTCTTCCTTTTATTTTGGACTCAAGCAATGACGAAAATCCAGTTCTTAGAGAG AATGCATTTTATGGACTTGGGCTTTGTGCGGAATATGGTGGTTTAGTTTTCAAACCATTTATCGGAG AGGCTCTTTCAAGGATCAATGTTGTGATAACACATCTACATGCTCTTGCACCTGAGAATGAACAGGCATATCATGATGCTGTTTTTGCACTTGGTCAGATATGTCAGTTTCATCGGGAAAGTATTGACTCCACGCAG ATTATTCCGGCTTGGTTGAATTGTCTGCCTATAAGAGGTAACATGGTTGTTCACGACCAGCTCTGTTCAATGGTTGAAAG GTCAGACAGAGAACTTTTGGGTCCCAAATATGAGcactttccaaaaattttgtcagtttttgCAGAG GTTCTATGTGCTGGAAATGATCTTGCTACTGAAGAAATGAAAAACCGAATGATTAATCCGTTGAGGAATCTTCAGAAAACAGTACCAGCAGCCACCTGGGCATCGGCGTGGTCATTGCTATTGCCTCAGCAGGAGATGGAACTGGAATCCATTCTATCACATAAGGAAGATGCTAACTTGTCATCAGTGCAATCAGGGGTAAAGTTAGGTGGACGCAAGGGGGTTATATTGAATCGCCGTCATCGAAAACTTATATTGCACAAATATGGTAAAATAATTCTCTTGACAAAAGGGAAGATGCTTGTGAAGTGTCAAAGGTGGCTTAAAAATTGCTTCAGGTTATAG